A single window of Polaribacter sp. SA4-10 DNA harbors:
- a CDS encoding porin family protein, translating to MRNLVKLFLVVIAITMTTDALYAQKFGIKAGFNLSNMLAKDNEETYSDDFKMKPGFHIGATVEFPLTEMFSFETGLLLSTKGLKSSYEETFAGETYKEESQLNLLYPDIPLTAKASFDMGSGKIYGLFGPYLGVGLSGKSKYESSYDDETESSEEDIEWGSNEDESDLKRMDFGLTMGAGVELNPIQIGLTYTLGLANISPHTDGGTKIKNRVLGISLGYRFGKNRKPAHNKVYS from the coding sequence ATGAGAAATTTAGTTAAACTTTTTTTAGTAGTTATTGCAATTACGATGACCACAGATGCGCTTTATGCTCAAAAATTTGGAATAAAGGCAGGTTTTAATTTATCAAACATGCTCGCAAAAGACAACGAAGAAACCTATAGTGATGATTTTAAAATGAAACCTGGTTTTCATATAGGTGCAACTGTAGAATTTCCATTAACAGAAATGTTTTCGTTTGAAACAGGTTTGTTATTATCAACCAAAGGACTTAAGTCTAGTTATGAAGAAACATTTGCGGGTGAAACCTATAAGGAGGAATCACAATTAAACCTTCTATATCCAGATATTCCTCTAACAGCTAAAGCTTCGTTTGATATGGGTAGTGGAAAAATCTATGGTCTTTTTGGGCCATATTTAGGTGTTGGACTAAGCGGTAAATCAAAGTATGAAAGTAGCTATGACGATGAGACTGAATCGTCAGAAGAAGATATTGAATGGGGATCTAATGAAGATGAGTCTGATTTAAAAAGAATGGATTTTGGTTTAACTATGGGAGCAGGGGTAGAGCTAAATCCAATTCAGATTGGCTTAACCTATACTTTAGGTTTAGCAAATATTTCACCGCATACAGATGGCGGTACTAAGATTAAAAATCGAGTTTTAGGTATTTCTCTTGGTTATAGATTTGGAAAAAACAGAAAACCAGCACATAACAAGGTGTATAGTTAA
- a CDS encoding T9SS type A sorting domain-containing protein, translating into MKKIYILFILISSISYSQCSINHVPSSPLIFTIEFGNVFLWGQGFTAECDGYLEYVELFSAEAGVVSAGTLNIYSGNGVSGTPIHTQQYEEITISQIGDPIRITLTGNLALSKNSQYTFEFPVDNVSVYGGINDEYSGGSIWQNTNTEYPDHDFSFTVAISETSLSINEYNEDATTFIFPNPAESFIKIYNLIKPQYYKIYNMLGKEVSSGIITDNENINIENLTSGVYFLKLENANALKFIKS; encoded by the coding sequence ATGAAAAAAATTTACATCCTATTTATATTAATATCATCAATATCCTATTCACAATGCAGTATAAATCATGTTCCAAGTTCCCCTCTAATTTTTACCATAGAGTTTGGTAATGTCTTTCTTTGGGGCCAGGGATTTACTGCTGAATGCGATGGATATCTGGAATACGTAGAATTATTTTCTGCTGAAGCAGGAGTTGTTTCTGCTGGAACACTTAACATATATTCAGGTAATGGCGTAAGTGGTACACCTATACATACGCAACAATACGAAGAAATAACGATTTCTCAAATAGGTGATCCTATTAGAATTACTTTGACTGGAAATTTAGCCCTATCCAAAAATTCACAGTATACATTTGAATTTCCTGTTGATAATGTCTCTGTTTATGGGGGCATAAACGATGAGTATTCTGGTGGTTCAATTTGGCAAAACACTAATACTGAATATCCAGATCACGATTTTTCTTTTACTGTCGCAATTTCAGAAACTTCTTTAAGTATTAATGAATATAATGAAGACGCAACAACATTTATATTCCCTAATCCTGCAGAAAGTTTTATTAAAATTTACAACTTAATTAAACCTCAATACTATAAAATTTATAATATGTTAGGAAAAGAAGTAAGTAGTGGAATTATAACTGATAATGAAAATATTAATATTGAAAACTTAACTAGTGGGGTCTATTTCTTAAAATTAGAAAATGCTAATGCATTAAAATTTATAAAGAGTTAA
- a CDS encoding T9SS type A sorting domain-containing protein, producing the protein MKKILFALVILLGLTQTTQAQVSCDTMNLIVNVGSDTNMVNIYHPGGYLTSPSEYNVIAWEIKDSQGNIVAENTLVDENFYQFSHNIPITDIMNVTALLSNDAAEISCLIEDQLYWKITEVIPDVFTGRWEFVHGNTGVDVTNTLGTDDIEPTIASVYPNPSNDLVNISLEKGQLLKIELFSMTGRLLFKKDLNSKTYALNISEYQSGVYLVRVFNQNNDVVNTTILKK; encoded by the coding sequence ATGAAAAAAATTCTATTTGCACTAGTTATTCTTTTAGGGCTAACTCAAACAACACAGGCACAAGTTAGTTGCGACACGATGAACTTAATAGTTAATGTAGGTTCTGACACGAATATGGTCAATATATATCATCCTGGAGGTTACTTGACTTCACCTAGTGAATACAATGTTATTGCTTGGGAGATTAAAGATTCACAAGGTAACATTGTTGCTGAAAACACTTTAGTAGATGAAAACTTTTATCAATTTTCTCACAACATTCCAATTACAGACATCATGAATGTTACTGCACTTTTATCAAATGACGCTGCTGAAATTTCATGTTTGATAGAAGACCAATTGTATTGGAAAATAACAGAAGTTATTCCAGATGTTTTTACAGGAAGATGGGAGTTTGTTCATGGTAATACAGGTGTAGATGTAACAAATACCCTAGGTACCGATGATATAGAACCTACCATTGCAAGTGTATATCCAAATCCATCAAATGATTTAGTAAATATAAGCTTAGAGAAAGGTCAACTTTTAAAAATAGAACTATTTAGTATGACAGGTAGGCTACTATTTAAAAAGGATTTAAATTCTAAAACATATGCATTAAATATTAGTGAATATCAATCTGGCGTATATCTAGTGAGGGTTTTTAACCAAAATAATGACGTAGTAAACACAACGATATTAAAAAAATAA
- the ychF gene encoding redox-regulated ATPase YchF produces the protein MKAGIVGLPNVGKSTLFNCLSNAKAQSANFPFCTIEPNLGVVNVPDKRIEKLEELVNPERVLPATVEIVDIAGLVKGASKGEGLGNQFLANIRETDALLHVIRCFDNDNIIHVDESVDPVRDKETIDIELQLKDLETVEKRLERVKRTAKTGNKEAQAELVVLLRIEETLLKGVSVRTLDFSEKEMEFVQVLQFITLKPVLYVCNVDEDAAVSGNDYVERIREAVKDENAEVIVLAVGTEADITELEDYEERQMFLADIGLEEAGVARLVRSAYKLLNLQTYFTAGVKEVRAWTIPVGSTAPQAAGVIHTDFEKGFIRAETIAYEDYVAFGSEAKVKEAGKMRVEGKEYIVKDGDVMHFRFNV, from the coding sequence ATGAAAGCTGGAATTGTAGGATTACCAAACGTAGGAAAATCAACTTTATTTAACTGTTTATCAAATGCAAAAGCGCAAAGTGCAAACTTTCCTTTTTGTACAATAGAACCTAATTTAGGCGTTGTAAATGTGCCGGATAAGAGAATTGAGAAATTAGAAGAATTGGTAAACCCAGAAAGAGTTTTACCTGCAACTGTAGAGATTGTAGATATTGCTGGTCTTGTTAAAGGAGCAAGTAAAGGAGAAGGTTTAGGAAATCAGTTTTTAGCAAATATTAGAGAAACAGATGCACTTTTACATGTAATTCGTTGTTTTGATAATGATAACATTATTCATGTAGATGAGTCTGTAGATCCTGTTAGAGATAAAGAAACGATTGATATTGAATTGCAATTAAAAGATTTAGAAACTGTTGAAAAACGTTTAGAGCGCGTAAAAAGAACTGCAAAAACAGGGAATAAAGAAGCGCAAGCAGAATTGGTTGTTTTATTAAGAATTGAAGAAACGTTACTTAAAGGAGTTTCTGTAAGAACACTCGACTTTTCTGAAAAAGAAATGGAGTTTGTACAAGTATTACAATTTATCACATTAAAACCTGTATTATATGTTTGTAATGTTGATGAAGATGCTGCCGTTTCTGGAAATGATTATGTAGAAAGAATAAGAGAAGCTGTAAAAGATGAAAACGCAGAAGTTATTGTGTTAGCAGTGGGTACAGAAGCAGATATTACAGAATTAGAAGATTATGAAGAAAGACAAATGTTTTTGGCAGATATTGGCTTAGAAGAAGCTGGTGTTGCTAGATTAGTACGTTCTGCATATAAATTATTAAACTTACAAACGTATTTTACAGCAGGTGTAAAAGAAGTGAGAGCTTGGACAATTCCTGTTGGATCTACTGCGCCACAGGCTGCTGGTGTAATTCATACCGATTTTGAAAAAGGTTTTATTAGAGCAGAAACGATTGCTTACGAAGATTACGTTGCTTTTGGTTCTGAAGCGAAAGTAAAAGAAGCTGGTAAAATGAGAGTAGAGGGTAAGGAATATATTGTTAAAGATGGTGATGTAATGCACTTTCGTTTTAACGTGTAA
- a CDS encoding 4Fe-4S dicluster domain-containing protein, with the protein MAIIITDECINCGACEPECPNTAIYEGADDWKYSQGTDLKGNVVLPNGKAVDSNEDQEPVSDEIYFIVADKCTECKGFHDEPQCAAVCPVDCCVPDDDNVETEEELLEKQRFMHNE; encoded by the coding sequence ATGGCAATTATAATAACAGATGAATGTATAAATTGTGGAGCTTGTGAACCTGAGTGTCCAAATACAGCAATTTATGAAGGCGCAGATGATTGGAAATATTCACAAGGTACAGATTTAAAAGGAAATGTAGTTTTACCAAATGGTAAAGCTGTAGATTCTAATGAGGATCAAGAACCCGTTTCAGATGAAATTTATTTCATTGTTGCAGATAAGTGTACAGAATGTAAAGGTTTTCATGACGAGCCTCAATGTGCAGCAGTTTGTCCTGTAGATTGTTGTGTGCCAGATGATGATAATGTAGAAACAGAAGAAGAGTTGTTAGAAAAACAACGTTTTATGCATAACGAATAA
- a CDS encoding acyl-CoA reductase, which yields MNSIQNRIAAFVKLGHFLSQFSADKIEKKETAEFNDLFFDGFKHQLKVAQENNSWFTKENIFFSLESWSKSLTTNNLDNLIKNEDLTSIKPKKVAIVMAGNIPLVGFHDFLSVLISGHSVVVKQSSNDKHILPFLGKYLEYVYPSFKEKITFTEEKLEDFDAVIATGSNNTARYFEYYFKNKPNIIRKSRNSVAVLTGKESEADLEKLADDVFQYFGLGCRSVSKLYVPKGYNFDAFFTGMYIKKEIINNAKYANNYDYNKAVYLMSEFDLLENGFLMIKEDASYSSPIATVFYEYYENEIDLKIKLHLEKEKIQCIVSKGFIENEIAFGETQNPELADYADGINTLDFLSKI from the coding sequence ATGAATAGTATTCAAAATAGAATTGCTGCTTTTGTAAAATTAGGCCATTTTTTAAGTCAGTTTTCAGCAGATAAAATTGAAAAAAAAGAGACTGCAGAATTCAATGATTTATTTTTTGATGGATTTAAACATCAATTAAAAGTTGCCCAAGAAAACAACTCTTGGTTTACAAAAGAGAACATTTTTTTCTCGCTAGAAAGCTGGTCTAAATCACTAACAACTAACAATTTAGATAACTTGATTAAAAATGAAGATCTCACATCAATAAAACCTAAAAAGGTGGCTATTGTTATGGCAGGAAATATTCCTTTAGTTGGTTTTCATGATTTTTTATCGGTACTTATTTCTGGTCATTCTGTAGTAGTGAAACAATCTTCTAATGACAAACATATTTTACCTTTTTTAGGTAAGTATTTAGAATACGTTTATCCTAGTTTTAAAGAAAAAATCACTTTTACGGAAGAAAAGTTAGAAGACTTTGATGCCGTTATTGCTACCGGAAGTAATAATACAGCGCGTTATTTTGAATATTATTTTAAAAATAAGCCAAATATTATTAGAAAAAGCAGAAATTCTGTTGCTGTTTTAACAGGAAAAGAGTCTGAAGCGGATTTAGAAAAATTAGCTGATGATGTTTTTCAATATTTTGGTTTAGGTTGTAGAAGTGTTTCTAAATTATACGTACCAAAAGGGTATAATTTTGATGCTTTCTTTACAGGAATGTACATCAAAAAAGAAATCATTAACAATGCCAAATATGCAAATAACTACGATTATAACAAGGCGGTATATTTAATGAGCGAATTTGATTTATTAGAAAACGGATTTTTAATGATAAAAGAAGATGCAAGTTACTCCTCTCCTATTGCTACCGTTTTTTATGAATATTATGAGAATGAAATAGATTTAAAAATAAAATTACATCTAGAAAAAGAAAAAATTCAATGTATCGTTTCTAAAGGATTTATAGAAAATGAAATCGCTTTTGGAGAAACACAAAACCCTGAATTGGCAGATTATGCAGACGGAATTAACACATTAGATTTTTTATCAAAAATTTAA
- the serC gene encoding 3-phosphoserine/phosphohydroxythreonine transaminase: protein MKKHNFSAGPCILPQEVLQQASAAIINFNNDDLSLIEISHRSNSFVAVMEKARNLALELLGLENKGYKALFLQGGASLEFLMVAYNLLNKKAAYLNTGTWADKAIIEAKHFGKLVEVASSKDKKYNYIPKGYEIPTDADYFHCTSNNTVAGTQMKEFPETNVSLVCDMSSDIFSRQLDFSKFDLIYAGAQKNMGPAGATLVIIKEDILGKVERHIPSMLDYQIHIDKDSMYNTPSVFAVYVSMLTLQWLKDLGGIPFIEEVNNKKAALLYTEIDRNPLFKGIVAREDRSTMNATFVLTDKSLKDTFDKMWTEAGISGINGHRSVGGYRASMYNALPLYSVQTLVDVMKALERAQA, encoded by the coding sequence ATGAAAAAGCACAACTTTAGCGCAGGTCCTTGTATTTTACCACAAGAAGTATTGCAACAAGCTTCAGCCGCAATCATCAATTTTAATAATGATGATTTATCTTTAATAGAAATTTCTCACAGAAGTAACTCTTTTGTAGCTGTTATGGAAAAAGCGAGGAATTTAGCTTTAGAATTACTTGGTCTAGAGAATAAAGGGTACAAAGCACTGTTTTTACAAGGGGGTGCAAGTTTAGAGTTCTTAATGGTTGCTTATAATTTATTAAATAAAAAAGCAGCGTATTTAAATACAGGAACTTGGGCTGATAAAGCCATTATAGAAGCAAAACATTTTGGTAAATTAGTAGAAGTTGCTTCTTCTAAAGACAAAAAATACAATTATATTCCTAAAGGATATGAAATTCCTACAGACGCAGATTATTTTCACTGTACAAGTAATAATACCGTTGCAGGAACACAAATGAAAGAATTTCCGGAAACGAATGTTTCTTTAGTTTGTGATATGAGTTCAGATATTTTTTCTCGTCAATTAGATTTTTCTAAATTCGATTTAATTTATGCTGGTGCTCAAAAAAATATGGGTCCTGCAGGCGCAACTTTAGTAATTATAAAAGAAGATATTTTAGGAAAAGTTGAAAGACACATCCCTTCTATGTTAGATTATCAAATTCATATAGATAAAGACAGTATGTATAATACACCTTCTGTTTTTGCTGTTTATGTTTCTATGTTAACATTGCAATGGTTAAAAGATTTAGGTGGAATTCCGTTTATTGAAGAAGTAAACAACAAAAAAGCGGCACTTTTATATACTGAAATTGATAGAAATCCGCTTTTTAAAGGAATTGTTGCAAGAGAAGACAGAAGTACAATGAATGCTACTTTTGTTTTAACAGATAAAAGTTTAAAAGATACGTTTGATAAAATGTGGACTGAAGCTGGAATTAGCGGTATAAACGGCCACAGAAGTGTTGGTGGTTATAGAGCTAGTATGTACAATGCTTTGCCTTTATATAGCGTTCAAACATTAGTTGATGTAATGAAAGCATTAGAAAGAGCGCAAGCTTAA
- a CDS encoding D-2-hydroxyacid dehydrogenase yields MKILANDGISQSGIDALEKGGFEVITTMVAQNQLENYINTNSIDALLVRSNTQVRQELIEACPSIKLIGCGGVDMDNIDVDYAIDNGLHVINTPAASSNSVAELVFAHLFGMARFLHSSNREMPLEGDSRFKELKKAYSSGIELRGKTLGIIGFGRVGQEVAKIGLGIGMNVIATDAVIKSAPISIDFFNGQKVTIHIDTIPKEELLKEADFITLHVSEQDDYLITAKEIEKMKDGVGLVNTARGGILHEVDLVKAIQSGKVQFAGLDVFETEPTPAVQLLMNPEISLTPHIGASTIEAQERIGVELAQQIIQLLR; encoded by the coding sequence ATGAAAATATTAGCAAACGATGGAATTTCTCAAAGCGGAATTGATGCTTTAGAAAAAGGAGGATTTGAAGTAATAACTACAATGGTTGCACAAAATCAATTAGAAAATTATATTAATACAAATTCTATAGATGCCCTTTTAGTAAGAAGTAATACACAAGTTAGACAAGAATTAATTGAAGCTTGCCCAAGTATAAAATTAATTGGTTGTGGCGGAGTTGACATGGATAATATTGATGTAGATTACGCAATAGACAATGGTTTACATGTAATAAATACGCCTGCAGCTTCTTCTAATTCTGTTGCAGAATTAGTTTTTGCACATCTTTTTGGAATGGCTCGTTTTTTACATTCTTCTAACAGAGAAATGCCTTTAGAAGGAGATTCTCGTTTTAAAGAATTGAAAAAAGCCTATTCATCTGGAATTGAATTACGTGGTAAAACTTTAGGAATTATTGGTTTTGGAAGAGTTGGCCAAGAAGTTGCAAAAATTGGTTTAGGAATAGGAATGAATGTAATTGCAACAGACGCAGTTATTAAAAGTGCTCCTATTTCTATAGATTTTTTTAACGGACAGAAAGTAACAATACATATTGATACTATTCCAAAAGAAGAATTGTTAAAAGAAGCAGATTTTATTACTTTACATGTCTCAGAACAAGACGACTACCTTATAACAGCAAAGGAAATCGAAAAAATGAAAGATGGTGTTGGACTTGTAAATACAGCTAGAGGTGGTATTTTACATGAAGTAGATTTAGTAAAAGCAATACAAAGTGGTAAAGTGCAATTTGCTGGTTTAGATGTTTTTGAAACAGAACCTACACCTGCTGTTCAACTTTTAATGAATCCAGAAATCTCTTTAACACCGCACATCGGAGCAAGTACAATAGAAGCACAGGAACGAATTGGAGTAGAGTTAGCACAACAAATCATTCAGCTTTTAAGATAG
- a CDS encoding DUF1015 domain-containing protein, protein MASIKPFKAVRATRDKVAMVSSKSYEVYTPEMLDSKLAFNPYTFLHVINPGYKYHKQDLSGELRFKLVHNRYLEFKENEIFAQDETPAFYIYQKITPTKSFCGIIAATSVADYHNNIIKKHEGTLRKRELLFENYLKNTGFNAEPVLLTYPDNDVVTAIVEKYTQERAEYEFSTTDKISHALWLVNDPSDIEQITTEFKEINTLYIADGHHRSTSSCLLAERLAKENPKHTGTEDYNFFMSYLLPESQLSIHEFNRFIKDLNGFTPDEFLIELDTFFRIERWNQELYKPQEKHHFSMYLDGAFYGLYLRKSLYNFTDALSKLDAQILYTTVLKPILGINDIRNDSKIVYSQNKSDSLELKTKVDSGAFKVSFGMLPASIKELKEIVDAGLLMPPKTTYIEPKLRSALTIYEF, encoded by the coding sequence ATGGCAAGTATAAAACCTTTTAAAGCAGTTAGAGCAACAAGAGATAAAGTGGCTATGGTTTCGTCTAAATCATATGAGGTTTATACTCCTGAAATGCTGGACTCTAAATTGGCTTTTAATCCGTATACCTTTTTACATGTAATTAATCCAGGTTATAAATACCATAAACAAGATTTAAGTGGTGAATTGCGGTTTAAATTGGTGCATAACCGCTATTTAGAGTTTAAAGAAAACGAAATATTTGCGCAAGACGAGACACCCGCTTTTTATATTTATCAGAAAATAACGCCAACAAAATCTTTCTGTGGAATAATTGCTGCAACTTCTGTTGCTGATTATCATAATAATATTATTAAAAAACACGAAGGGACTCTTAGAAAAAGAGAGTTATTATTTGAAAACTATTTAAAAAATACTGGTTTTAACGCAGAACCTGTGCTATTAACCTATCCTGACAATGATGTGGTTACTGCTATTGTTGAAAAATATACACAAGAAAGGGCAGAATATGAGTTTTCTACGACAGATAAAATTTCACATGCCCTCTGGCTTGTAAACGATCCCAGCGATATTGAGCAAATAACTACTGAATTTAAAGAAATAAACACCTTATATATTGCAGATGGGCACCACAGATCTACCTCTTCTTGCTTATTGGCAGAAAGATTGGCTAAAGAAAACCCCAAGCATACAGGAACCGAAGATTATAACTTTTTCATGAGTTATTTATTACCGGAAAGCCAATTGAGTATCCATGAATTTAATCGCTTTATAAAAGATTTAAATGGATTTACTCCGGATGAGTTTTTAATAGAATTAGATACTTTTTTTAGAATCGAACGTTGGAACCAAGAATTGTACAAGCCTCAAGAAAAGCATCATTTTAGTATGTATTTAGACGGGGCATTTTACGGGTTGTACTTGCGTAAATCTCTCTATAATTTTACCGATGCTTTGAGTAAACTAGATGCTCAGATTCTTTATACAACCGTATTGAAACCCATATTAGGTATCAATGATATAAGAAATGATTCTAAAATTGTGTATTCTCAAAATAAATCTGATAGTTTAGAACTGAAAACAAAAGTAGATTCTGGCGCCTTTAAAGTCTCTTTCGGAATGTTACCAGCAAGCATAAAAGAGCTAAAAGAAATTGTAGACGCAGGTCTATTAATGCCTCCAAAAACAACGTATATCGAACCAAAACTAAGAAGTGCTTTGACTATTTATGAATTTTAA
- a CDS encoding YggS family pyridoxal phosphate-dependent enzyme, giving the protein MEIQKKIQDIKKLIPDNVSLVAVSKTKPIEDLQEAYDAGQRIFGENKIQEMVEKYDALPKDIKWHMIGHLQSNKVKYMAHFVDLIHGIDRFKTLKEINKQAKKNNRIINCLLQAKIAKEETKFGLSFEEISSILESEEFAELQNINIVGFMGMATFTDDKNQLTEEFTALKNFFDALKSKHSNLEILSMGMSGDYELAIENGSTMIRVGSAIFGNRNYKP; this is encoded by the coding sequence ATGGAAATACAAAAAAAAATACAGGACATAAAAAAGTTAATTCCTGATAATGTAAGCTTAGTAGCGGTTTCTAAAACAAAACCTATTGAAGATTTACAAGAAGCTTATGATGCAGGTCAGCGCATCTTTGGTGAGAATAAGATTCAGGAAATGGTTGAAAAATATGATGCATTACCCAAAGACATAAAATGGCATATGATTGGTCATTTACAAAGTAATAAGGTAAAGTATATGGCTCATTTTGTAGATTTAATTCATGGTATTGATCGATTTAAAACATTGAAAGAAATAAACAAACAAGCCAAAAAAAATAATAGAATTATTAATTGTTTATTACAAGCCAAAATTGCGAAAGAAGAAACTAAATTTGGATTGTCTTTTGAAGAAATTTCATCAATTTTAGAATCTGAAGAGTTCGCCGAGCTACAAAATATAAATATTGTTGGTTTTATGGGAATGGCAACCTTTACAGATGATAAAAATCAATTAACTGAAGAATTTACAGCACTTAAAAACTTTTTTGATGCTCTTAAAAGCAAACATTCTAATTTAGAAATTTTATCAATGGGAATGAGTGGTGACTATGAACTAGCAATAGAAAATGGTAGTACTATGATTCGTGTTGGTAGCGCTATATTTGGCAATCGTAATTATAAACCTTAA
- a CDS encoding exonuclease domain-containing protein, whose translation MYAILDIETTGGKFNEEGITEIAIYKFDGHEVVDQFISLVNPEIPIQEFVVKLTGINNNMLRNAPKFYEVAKRIVEITKDCTLVAHNTSFDYRILSTEYGRLGFDFDRNTLCTVELSQKLILDQPSYSLGKLTRALGIPMTDRHRASGDALATVQLFKLLLEKDINKAIIQSSIKYHDKRLEKEKVKNLIDSIPQVLGVFYVHDSEGKVIFIGRGKNINSEVNKLFLKTTKRAVKVQDRATTISFEKTGNELFTRLKYDVELEALSPKYNFKKKRKITTQNFNNEDFIIIDKGREIEEHAIVLIQNNEVFGFGYTNLAYQENQIDILKTILTPLEDKEIAKTIVKNYLNKNKVQKIIRL comes from the coding sequence TTGTACGCTATTTTAGATATTGAAACCACAGGAGGAAAATTTAATGAAGAAGGAATCACAGAGATTGCTATCTATAAATTTGACGGACATGAAGTTGTAGATCAGTTCATTAGTTTAGTGAACCCTGAAATACCTATTCAAGAATTTGTTGTTAAACTTACAGGTATAAACAACAACATGTTGCGCAATGCGCCTAAATTTTATGAAGTTGCAAAAAGGATTGTAGAGATCACTAAAGATTGTACACTTGTTGCTCATAATACTTCATTTGACTACAGAATATTAAGCACAGAATACGGTAGATTAGGTTTTGATTTTGATAGAAATACACTTTGTACTGTAGAATTAAGTCAGAAACTAATTTTAGATCAACCTTCTTATAGTTTAGGTAAATTAACTAGAGCTTTAGGAATACCAATGACAGATAGACATAGAGCTTCTGGAGATGCGTTGGCAACTGTACAACTTTTTAAACTACTTTTAGAAAAAGATATTAATAAGGCCATCATACAGAGTTCTATAAAATACCACGACAAAAGATTAGAAAAAGAAAAAGTAAAAAACTTAATAGACTCTATTCCTCAAGTTTTAGGCGTTTTTTATGTTCATGATTCTGAAGGAAAAGTTATTTTTATTGGAAGAGGAAAAAATATAAACTCTGAAGTAAATAAGCTCTTTTTAAAAACAACGAAAAGAGCCGTTAAAGTTCAAGATAGAGCAACTACTATTTCTTTTGAAAAAACAGGAAATGAGCTTTTTACACGTTTAAAATATGATGTTGAACTAGAAGCGTTATCTCCTAAATATAACTTTAAAAAGAAACGCAAAATAACTACTCAGAACTTTAATAATGAAGACTTTATTATTATTGATAAAGGAAGAGAAATTGAAGAACATGCTATTGTTTTAATACAAAATAATGAAGTATTTGGTTTTGGATACACCAATTTAGCGTATCAAGAAAACCAAATAGACATACTTAAAACAATACTTACACCTTTAGAAGATAAAGAAATAGCAAAAACTATTGTTAAAAATTATTTAAACAAAAATAAAGTTCAGAAAATTATTCGCTTGTAA
- a CDS encoding RNA polymerase sigma factor, which produces MSTELLISQFQNKDSKAFEKLYMMYSNSILGIINNIVRNNDVAEEIVQDVFIKAWNNSEKYSAKKGRFFTWILNIARNSAIDHTRSKAFKNSKQNQNADYFVDILENNESLDSQTNGIGIKEFVTKLAKKCKEVIELIYFKGYTQKEVSETLEIPLGTIKTRNRNCINELRKQLRE; this is translated from the coding sequence ATGTCAACAGAATTACTAATATCACAATTTCAAAATAAAGATTCTAAAGCTTTTGAGAAGTTATATATGATGTACAGTAATAGCATTTTGGGTATTATAAACAACATTGTAAGAAATAATGATGTTGCAGAAGAAATTGTACAAGATGTATTTATTAAAGCTTGGAATAATTCAGAAAAATATTCTGCAAAAAAAGGCCGTTTCTTTACCTGGATTTTAAATATAGCAAGGAATTCTGCAATAGACCACACAAGATCAAAAGCATTTAAAAATTCTAAACAAAACCAAAATGCAGATTATTTCGTAGATATATTAGAGAACAATGAAAGTTTAGATTCTCAAACTAACGGTATTGGAATAAAAGAGTTTGTAACAAAATTAGCTAAAAAGTGTAAAGAAGTAATAGAGCTTATCTATTTTAAAGGCTATACTCAAAAAGAAGTATCAGAAACTTTAGAAATACCTTTAGGAACTATTAAAACTAGAAATAGAAACTGTATTAATGAACTAAGAAAACAACTTAGAGAATAA